One genomic window of Coregonus clupeaformis isolate EN_2021a chromosome 12, ASM2061545v1, whole genome shotgun sequence includes the following:
- the LOC121578536 gene encoding pepsin A-like, whose amino-acid sequence MSTLWPRIPLIKGKSARQTLEEKGLYEEYKRKYRYNPRAKFNTRAGDAMVPMIYNPESTYYGVIAIGTPPQSFNVLFDTGSADLWVPSLHCSSTQACRNHARFNTTASSTFQPSSETFSIQYVTGYMTGDVGYDTVIIGDLYVTHQIFGLSLVEDAYLLTLPWDGILGLAFPNQQSINGGTPVFDNIWKQGKIPQDLFSIYLTSSIDGSMLILGGTDPSYFTGSIQWIPISQPTGFWQIKVDSITINGNTVACVAGCQAVVDSGTTEILGPTRDVNNINGWVGAYSEQGIVSCSNIKRMPEIIFNINGFGFTLPASAYVFPYGSSCSTGFGTWDNDQWILGEVFMRQFYTVFNREQNWVGLAQAK is encoded by the exons ATGTCCACTCTGTGGCCCAGAATTCCTCTGATAAAGGGGAAGTCAGCCAGGCAGACTCTGGAGGAGAAGGGTCTGTATGAAGAGTACAAGAGGAAGTATCGCTACAACCCCAGAGCCAAGTTTAACACCAGGGCGGGAGATGCCATGGTGCCCATGATCTACAATCCAGAG TCAACATACTATGGAGTCATCGCCATCGGTACTCCCCCTCAGTCGTTCAATGTTCTCTTTGACACAGGCTCTGCCGACCTGTGGGTGCCATCTCTCCATTGCAGCAGCACCCAGGCCTGCA GAAACCATGCCAGGTTCAACACTACAGCATCCTCCACGTTCCAGCCCAGCTCAGAGACTTTCTCCATCCAATATGTCACTGGTTACATGACAGGGGATGTGGGATACGACACCGTAATA ATCGGTGACTTGTATGTGACACATCAGATCTTTGGCCTGAGTCTGGTGGAGGATGCTTACCTGCTTACATTACCATGGGATGGGATTTTGGGCCTGGCCTTCCCCAACCAGCAGTCAATTAACGGAGGTACTCCTGTATTTGACAACATTTGGAAACAGGGCAAGATCCCTCAAGACCTGTTCTCCATCTATCTGACCAG CTCTATAGATGGCAGTATGTTAATCCTGGGAGGAACTGACCCATCCTACTTCACAGGAAGCATCCAATGGATTCCCATCTCTCAACCTACTGGCTTCTGGCAGATCAAAGTAGACAG TATTACTATCAATGGGAATACTGTGGCGTGTGTAGCTGGCTGCCAAGCTGTAGTAGACTCTGGCACCACTGAGATCCTCGGGCCTACCAGGGACGTCAATAACATCAATGGCTGGGTGGGAGCCTACAGCGAACAG GGTATCGTGAGTTGCAGTAATATAAAGCGCATGCCTGAGATTATCTTCAACATCAATGGATTCGGCTTTACTCTCCCAGCATCAGCCTATGTTTTCCCT tATGGCTCCAGCTGTAGTACTGGTTTTGGCACCTGGGACAATGATCAGTGGATTCTGGGTGAGGTGTTCATGAGGCAGTTCTACACTGTCTTCAACAGAGAGCAGAACTGGGTGGGCTTGGCCCAGGCTAAATGA